A single Musa acuminata AAA Group cultivar baxijiao chromosome BXJ2-1, Cavendish_Baxijiao_AAA, whole genome shotgun sequence DNA region contains:
- the LOC135598681 gene encoding nuclear transcription factor Y subunit C-6-like, translated as MDQPGQTAPPMIGVATGVPYAAAAAASAGGPYQAYQHLYQQQQQQQQQQLQMFWADQYREIEQTTDFKNHSLPLARIKKIMKADEDVRMIAAEAPVVFARACEMFILELTHRSWAHAEENKRRTLQKNDIAAAVSRTDVFDFLIDIVPREEGKEDVARPLGAPPTDPMSYYYVQQ; from the coding sequence ATGGATCAACCGGGCCAGACCGCGCCGCCGATGATCGGCGTCGCCACCGGGGTTCCCTACGCCGCCGCTGCCGCAGCGTCCGCCGGCGGCCCCTACCAGGCCTACCAGCATCtctaccagcagcagcagcaacagcagcagcagcagctccagATGTTCTGGGCCGACCAGTACCGCGAGATCGAGCAGACCACCGACTTCAAGAACCACAGCCTGCCGCTCGCGCGGATCAAGAAGATCATGAAGGCCGACGAGGACGTGCGCATGATCGCCGCCGAGGCCCCCGTGGTCTTCGCCAGGGCCTGCGAGATGTTCATCCTCGAGCTCACGCACCGGTCCTGGGCCCACGCCGAGGAGAACAAGCGCCGCACCCTGCAGAAGAATGACATAGCCGCCGCCGTCTCCCGCACCGACGTCTTCGACTTCCTCATCGATATCGTGCCGAGGGAGGAGGGTAAGGAAGACGTGGCACGCCCGCTCGGGGCCCCGCCGACCGACCCCATGTCCTACTACTATGTCCAGCAGTAG